A DNA window from Euwallacea fornicatus isolate EFF26 chromosome 17, ASM4011564v1, whole genome shotgun sequence contains the following coding sequences:
- the LOC136344485 gene encoding E3 ubiquitin-protein ligase RNF144A-like isoform X2, producing the protein MCANTMNFMKDFWSRPKGKVTEFSSFIEQPSKRITTIASRATVRPPPPVINEPVPTHSPELSPTAGGLFARLRKGRRGSGGGESDQLVKKNGQSPTIIKSAGSFASLRKCETVLALTSILRSTSSSSSIEPLQPHNRLRVPPDCAHSRLCSRCSSLLSLASGSRYSLDSAAGGFIRVPSTPEVPPPILCKLCLDEVPVVFVVRIKQCDCAFCLKCMKAYVEFEISEGAYDISCPDAQCSSQGVLQQDEIKRLAGSALLDKHMKYRLNREVELDKSRMWCPRAGCETVCRLCPAQPCAPQSVLCPTCSTDFCSNCKLEWHQGVTCEEYGKQLVKEGKPAPDVGIPFDSDLIKCCPMCGVPIEKDEGCAQMMCKRCKHVFCWYCLASLDDDFLLRHYDKGPCKNKLGHSRASVIWHRTQVIGIFAGFGILLLVASPLLLLAAPCIVCCKCRICNAGTTKLNNEDEVPDDT; encoded by the exons CATAACGACGATTGCCTCTCGGGCGACGGTCCGCCCGCCGCCGCCCGTCATCAACGAACCGGTGCCCACTCATTCACCCGAGCTGTCACCGACTGCTGGGGGTTTGTTCGCACGGCTAAGAAAAGGGCGGCGCGGCAGCGGAGGTGGCGAAAGCGACCAGTTGGTCAAAAAAAACGGGCAATCGCCCACCATCATCAAATCTGCAGGCAGTTTTGCCAGTTTGCGGAAATGCGAAACTGTGTTAGCTCTTACCAGCATTCTAAG GTCCACGTCGAGTTCGTCTTCAATAGAACCCCTCCAGCCTCACAACCGTCTACGGGTACCACCAGATTGTGCCCACTCACGGCTATGTTCCCGCTGTTCCAGTTTACTCTCGCTCGCCTCCGGGTCCAGATATTCACTGGATTCGGCGGCGGGCGGGTTCATACGAGTACCCTCAACTCCCGAGGTGCCACCTCCCATACTCTGCAAACTATGCCTGGACGAGGTTCCTGTCGTCTTCGTCGTAAGGATCAAGCAGTGTGATTGCGCTTTTTGCTTGAAG tgtATGAAAGCGTACGTGGAATTTGAAATATCCGAAGGAGCCTACGACATTTCGTGTCCAGACGCGCAATGTTCATCTCAGGGTGTTCTGCAGCAAGATGAGATTAAAAGACTGGCTGGAAGCGCGCTGTTAGACAAACACATGAAATACAGACTTAATAGAG aagtaGAACTAGATAAGAGCCGAATGTGGTGTCCAAGGGCAGGATGCGAAACAGTTTGCCGCCTTTGCCCCGCTCAACCATGCGCCCCTCAAAGCGTCCTCTGTCCCACTTGTTCGACTGATTTTTGTAGCAATTGCAAGTTGGAATGGCACCAAG GTGTCACGTGTGAGGAGTACGGCAAACAACTGGTAAAAGAGGGCAAACCCGCACCAGATGTGGGAATTCCTTTCGATTCCGACCTGATCAAGTGCTGTCCCATGTGCGGCGTACCTATCGAGAAGGACGAAGGATGCGCGCAGATGATGTGCAAACGCTGCAAACACGTCTTTTGCTGGTACTGCCTCGCTAGTTTAGAC gACGATTTCCTTTTGAGGCACTACGACAAAGGCCCCTGCAAAAATAAGCTGGGCCACTCTCGAGCCTCAGTGATCTGGCACCGGACTCAAGTGATCGGTATCTTTGCCGGATTCGGTATTCTGTTGCTAGTCGCGTCTCCATTATTATTGCTGGCCGCGCCCTGCATTGTGTGCTGTAAGTGCCGCATTTGCAACGCAGGGACCACGAAACTGAATAACGAGGACGAAGTACCGGACGACACTTGA